In Dyadobacter sp. CECT 9275, the following proteins share a genomic window:
- a CDS encoding chorismate mutase — protein sequence MNASLDILPLSSWINTEGKPLVIAGPCSAETEEQMLETAIQIKQEGFAHVIRAGVWKPRTRPGSFEGMGEAALPWLQQVKKETGLPVAVEVATPQHIELALKYDVDILWVGARTTVNPFNVQELADALKGIDVPVLVKNPVNPDLQLWIGALERLNQAGVKKLGAIHRGFSNAQETKFRNSPMWNIAIELKTLFPQLPVIGDPSHMAGKRAYLFELAQRALDLNYDGLIIESHRDPDKAWSDAAQQLTPAALNQMLEELHVRKESYGSDYQSQLEIVRGKIDNLDREMLETLAARMSLVEKLAEYKRDNNVAAYQVDRFREVLETRAAWGKSMNLYPNLVDELFKLVHMESIRKQTEVMNQVNA from the coding sequence TGCTTCTTTAGATATCCTTCCGCTAAGCAGTTGGATTAATACCGAAGGAAAACCTTTGGTGATTGCCGGGCCTTGCAGTGCAGAGACCGAGGAACAAATGTTAGAAACCGCAATCCAGATCAAACAGGAAGGATTTGCGCATGTAATCCGTGCTGGGGTTTGGAAACCAAGGACACGTCCGGGAAGCTTTGAGGGGATGGGAGAAGCTGCGTTACCATGGTTACAGCAGGTGAAAAAGGAAACAGGATTGCCTGTTGCTGTGGAAGTTGCAACGCCTCAACACATTGAACTCGCTTTAAAATACGACGTAGATATTCTATGGGTTGGTGCCCGTACAACAGTTAATCCGTTTAATGTTCAGGAATTGGCTGATGCTTTAAAAGGAATTGATGTACCCGTACTGGTTAAGAATCCGGTTAATCCCGATCTTCAGCTTTGGATAGGTGCGCTTGAGCGTTTGAACCAGGCGGGAGTGAAAAAACTCGGAGCTATTCACCGTGGTTTTTCCAATGCGCAGGAAACCAAATTCCGTAATTCCCCGATGTGGAACATTGCGATTGAGCTAAAAACGTTGTTCCCGCAGCTCCCTGTAATCGGAGATCCCAGCCACATGGCCGGAAAGCGTGCATATCTGTTCGAACTGGCACAGCGTGCACTTGATTTGAACTACGATGGTCTGATCATTGAATCGCACCGTGATCCGGATAAGGCGTGGTCCGATGCGGCACAGCAGTTAACACCTGCAGCGTTGAATCAGATGCTTGAGGAACTCCATGTTCGTAAAGAGTCCTACGGCAGCGATTACCAGTCTCAGCTGGAAATCGTTCGTGGAAAAATAGATAACCTGGATCGTGAAATGCTGGAAACACTGGCTGCCCGTATGTCCCTCGTTGAAAAGCTGGCTGAATATAAGCGCGACAACAATGTAGCGGCTTATCAGGTGGATCGTTTCCGTGAGGTACTGGAAACCCGTGCAGCCTGGGGAAAAAGCATGAACCTGTATCCGAATCTGGTGGATGAGTTGTTTAAACTGGTTCACATGGAATCGATCCGTAAGCAAACAGAAGTGATGAACCAGGTGAACGCCTGA
- a CDS encoding CocE/NonD family hydrolase, translating into MIRLIICFLTIYSAMAQTPGNNFVKDNYTKFEYQIPMRDGVKLFTAVYVPKDAAPERKYPFIMQRTPYSCRPYGAGNYPQRLGPSSFIMQDKFIVVYQDVRGRWMSEGTFTEMTPQKENKGPSDTDESTDTYDTIDWLLKNVANNNGKVGQWGISYPGFYASAGALSGHPALVASSPQAPIADLWRDDSYHNGLFMLPHNFNFYPFFTNRTDGQPTSVPSSKAFNFGTEDGYDFFLKLGPLKNTQKPQWYGGKDPYWNGNLAHPNYDDFWKDRNILPHLKGIRHAVMTVGGWYDAEDLHGIYKTYEAIEKQNPGIFNILVAGPWTHGGWNGGGESLGNINFGAKTGAYYQENTELRFFRYFLKGEGDANFPEAQMFETGTNQWKSYDTWPPASAVKKNLFLVPGGDLMVDKEPNTTSSDSYVSDPKKPVPFTQTISIGMNADYMVEDQRFAARRPDVLTYEGEVLDTNVTIAGNIKVSLKVSTTGTDADFMVKLIDIYPNDAKNDTGTAKGTKMSNFYQLVRHDGIRGKFRKDRSKPVPFVSGKVEEVAFELMDVLHTFQKGHKIAVQVQSTMFPLFDINPQKFVPNINEASEKDFQKATIRVHGGSKLSVNVLE; encoded by the coding sequence ATGATCAGATTAATAATTTGCTTCTTAACCATATATTCGGCGATGGCCCAAACGCCGGGTAATAATTTTGTAAAGGACAATTATACAAAGTTTGAATATCAGATACCGATGCGTGACGGTGTGAAACTGTTTACTGCCGTGTACGTCCCCAAAGATGCTGCTCCGGAGCGGAAGTATCCGTTTATCATGCAGCGTACACCCTATTCCTGCCGTCCCTATGGTGCGGGTAACTATCCTCAAAGGCTTGGACCCTCGTCGTTTATAATGCAGGACAAATTCATTGTCGTTTATCAGGATGTTCGCGGACGCTGGATGAGTGAAGGTACCTTTACCGAAATGACGCCTCAAAAGGAAAATAAGGGCCCCAGCGATACGGACGAGAGTACAGACACCTATGATACCATTGACTGGCTGCTTAAAAATGTAGCCAACAACAACGGCAAGGTTGGGCAGTGGGGGATCTCTTATCCGGGTTTTTATGCCAGTGCAGGTGCATTGTCGGGTCACCCGGCTTTGGTGGCTTCTTCACCCCAGGCACCGATTGCGGATCTCTGGCGCGACGACAGCTATCATAACGGGCTGTTTATGTTACCACATAATTTTAACTTTTACCCCTTTTTTACCAACCGGACCGACGGCCAACCTACCTCTGTTCCTTCGTCCAAAGCGTTTAATTTCGGTACGGAAGATGGGTATGACTTTTTTTTGAAACTCGGCCCATTGAAAAATACCCAGAAACCTCAATGGTATGGAGGGAAAGATCCATACTGGAACGGCAACCTGGCGCATCCCAATTATGATGATTTCTGGAAAGACCGTAATATCTTGCCGCATCTGAAAGGCATCAGGCACGCTGTGATGACCGTTGGCGGATGGTATGACGCAGAGGATCTTCATGGTATTTATAAGACATATGAGGCCATAGAGAAACAAAATCCGGGTATATTCAACATCCTTGTGGCAGGGCCCTGGACCCACGGAGGCTGGAATGGCGGAGGGGAGTCTCTTGGAAATATTAATTTCGGAGCAAAAACGGGGGCATATTATCAGGAAAATACTGAGCTTAGGTTTTTCAGGTACTTTCTGAAGGGAGAGGGAGATGCTAATTTTCCAGAAGCTCAGATGTTTGAAACGGGTACCAATCAATGGAAGAGCTACGATACCTGGCCGCCGGCATCTGCTGTGAAAAAGAATTTATTTCTTGTTCCGGGCGGGGACCTTATGGTTGATAAAGAACCTAATACTACTTCTTCCGACAGTTATGTATCCGATCCTAAGAAGCCTGTGCCCTTCACTCAAACTATTTCTATTGGCATGAATGCGGATTATATGGTGGAAGATCAGCGATTTGCCGCCCGCCGCCCCGACGTGCTTACTTACGAAGGAGAGGTACTGGACACGAATGTGACAATTGCAGGAAATATAAAGGTGAGCCTGAAGGTTTCCACCACAGGAACCGATGCAGATTTCATGGTTAAATTGATTGATATATATCCTAATGATGCGAAAAATGATACGGGTACGGCAAAGGGAACCAAAATGAGCAATTTTTACCAGTTGGTCCGCCATGATGGAATACGGGGTAAATTCCGGAAAGACAGAAGCAAACCGGTTCCTTTCGTATCTGGCAAGGTGGAAGAGGTGGCTTTTGAGTTGATGGATGTACTGCATACTTTTCAGAAAGGGCATAAAATAGCAGTGCAGGTGCAAAGCACCATGTTCCCGCTTTTTGATATCAACCCTCAGAAATTTGTTCCTAATATCAATGAAGCCAGTGAAAAAGATTTTCAGAAAGCTACCATCAGGGTTCATGGTGGAAGTAAGCTTTCTGTGAATGTACTGGAGTAG